A region of Vitis riparia cultivar Riparia Gloire de Montpellier isolate 1030 chromosome 12, EGFV_Vit.rip_1.0, whole genome shotgun sequence DNA encodes the following proteins:
- the LOC117926610 gene encoding G-type lectin S-receptor-like serine/threonine-protein kinase At4g03230: MGSVSAAHMLAIIFLVVLCCVPFSSARDSLTTGNWIEDDNSTLVSMNGTFELGFFTPNGSSSKGRYVGIWYHKLKEKSVVWVANRDQPLNAKSARFGIPPDGKLKAWDDNQVVLLFPGEKSGVRVVKLMDSGNLVLRVNESGKNLWESFHNPTDTFLPEMKMDEILNLTSWVSPVDPAPGNYVFKQENKDWLTIFQNQNSSNVYWTSEKSWQIPHYIYAFLYNSSEPSNQNLTFEAVPSRLVMNFTGEITYLKWNNSREEWSEIWLARGDRCNVYNACGNFGTCNVNNAIMCKCLPGFVPIEQDKWNAEVFSGGCDNKSPQCGDTFLNLKMIKVRKYDMEILGKDGKNCREECRKDCSCKAYAGVAPKCWIWSGNLPSLQEEDRDGYNLFVRVLTSDLELTTRNCGTCGTNMIPYPLSTGPKCGDPKYFRFNCDYDRGQVSFKVIDSSYRVSSIDPKASKFVIQVKDANCSPSLIPQILKLKSPFRMTGVCNASKTDKFSSDSKMTLNNSVEIEISWDPPPEPECTLSADCKDWPNSNCTTRRGRRKCFCNENFKWNGQSLNCTQEHGNQKSLEIVVGISVAVALVSLLCTLGCIAYLLNRTITKRTENRANWGRHLYASDSRVKHLIDSEQFKEEDKKGIDVPFFHLEDILAATDDFSDANKLGQGGFGPVYKGKFSKGQEMAIKRLSRASGQGLQEFKNEVVLIAKLQHRNLVRLLGYCVEGDEKILLYEYMANKSLDSFIFDRTLCMLLNWEKRFDIILGIARGLLYLHQDSRLKIIHRDLKTSNILLDDEMNPKISDFGLAKIFDSKQVEASTNRVVGTYGYMSPEYALDGYFSEKSDVFSFGVMVLEIISGKRNTGFYQSDQTPSLLGHAWKLWKEEKVLELMDQTLSETCNTNEFSRCVNVGLLCVQEDPSDRPTMAIAVLLLSSDAATMPVPKEPAFVVKRDLSRTASSSSKAEASWKNELLATIGEGR; encoded by the exons ATGGGTTCAGTCTCTGCAGCTCACATGCTAGCTATCATCTTTTTGGTGGTGTTGTGTTGTGTCCCGTTTAGCTCTGCTAGAGATTCCCTTACAACAGGCAATTGGATTGAGGATGATAACAGTACTCTGGTTTCCATGAATGGAACTTTTGAACTGGGCTTTTTTACCCCTAATGGAAGCTCCAGCAAAGGAAGATACGTCGGCATATGGTACCACAAGTTGAAAGAGAAATCAGTTGTGTGGGTAGCCAATCGAGACCAACCCCTCAATGCCAAGTCTGCGCGTTTCGGGATTCCACCAGATGGTAAGCTCAAGGCATGGGATGACAATCAAGTAGTCCTCTTGTTTCCTGGTGAAAAGTCTGGAGTCAGAGTGGTGAAGCTCATGGACTCTGGGAACCTTGTTTTGCGTGTTAACGAATCAGGGAAGAATCTTTGGGAGAGCTTCCATAATCCTACAGATACTTTTCTTCCTGAGATGAAGATGGATGAAATCTTAAACTTGACTTCATGGGTAAGCCCCGTTGACCCTGCACCTGGAAACTATGTtttcaagcaagaaaataagGATTGGCTCACTATATTTCAGAATCAGAATTCATCTAACGTGTATTGGACAAGTGAGAAATCATGGCAAATTCCTCATTACATATATGCGTTCCTATACAACTCCAGCGAGCCCAGCAACCAGAATTTAACATTTGAAGCAGTCCCTTCACGGTTGGTAATGAATTTCACGGGGGAAATAACGTATCTAAAGTGGAATAATAGTAGGGAAGAGTGGTCTGAAATCTGGTTGGCGCGGGGAGACAGATGCAATGTGTATAATGCTTGTGGGAATTTCGGTACCTGCAATGTTAACAATGCTATCATGTGCAAATGTCTGCCTGGATTCGTCCCAATCGAACAGGATAAATGGAATGCAGAAGTTTTTTCAGGTGGGTGCGACAACAAGTCACCCCAGTGCGGGGACACATTCTTGAACTTGAAGATGATTAAGGTAAGAAAGTACGACATGGAGATTTTGGGTAAGGATGGGAAAAACTGCAGAGAGGAGTGCAGGAAGGATTGCTCCTGTAAAGCATATGCTGGAGTTGCTCCCAAGTGCTGGATTTGGTCTGGAAATCTCCCTAGTCTTCAGGAGGAGGATAGAGATGGCTATAATCTTTTTGTTCGTGTCCTCACATCTGATTTAG AGTTAACAACAAGAAATTGTGGAACTTGTGGCACAAACATGATCCCCTATCCACTCAGCACTGGACCAAAATGTGGTGACCCTAAGTACTTCCGTTTCAATTGTGACTATGACAGGGGCCAAGTCTCGTTCAAGGTAATTGACAGCAGCTACCGAGTAAGTAGCATCGATCCTAAGGCATCAAAATTTGTAATCCAGGTGAAAGATGCAAATTGTTCTCCAAGTCTCATCCCccaaattctaaaactaaagtCGCCTTTTAGAATGACTGGGGTGTGCAATGCTTCCAAAACTGACAAATTTAGCTCCGACTCCAAGATGACATTGAACAATAGTGTTGAAATAGAAATCAGTTGGGATCCACCTCCAGAGCCAGAGTGTACCTTATCAGCAGACTGCAAGGATTGGCCAAATTCAAACTGCACCACTCGACGTGGAAGGAGAAAGTGCTTCTGCAATGAAAACTTCAAATGGAATGGGCAGAGTTTAAATTGTACACAAG AACATGGCAATCAGAAGTCTCTGGAAATCGTGGTAGGAATATCTGTTGCTGTTGCTCTGGTTTCACTTTTATGCACCCTTGGTTGTATTGCTTATTTGCTCAATAGAACCATCACCAAAAGGACAG AAAACAGAGCAAATTGGGGGCGTCACTTGTATGCTAGTGACAGCCGTGTGAAACACTTAATAGACTCAGAGCAATTCAAAGAAGAGGATAAGAAAGGCATTGATGTACCGTTTTTCCACTTAGAAGACATACTGGCTGCTACTGATGACTTCTCAGATGCAAATAAACTTGGACAAGGGGGTTTTGGGCCAGTTTACAAG GGCAAGTTTTCTAAAGGGCAAGAAATGGCGATAAAGAGACTCTCCAGAGCTTCAGGACAAGGCCTGCAGGAATTTAAGAATGAGGTTGTGTTAATTGCCAAACTTCAGCATCGGAATCTGGTTAGACTTTTGGGCTATTGTGTTGAAGGTGATGAGAAGATTTTACTCTATGAATATATGGCCAACAAAAGCTTAGACTCCTTCATATTTG ATCGAACCCTTTGCATGTTACTCAACTGGGAGAAGCGGTTTGACATCATTTTGGGAATTGCTCGAGGGCTGCTGTATCTTCACCAAGATTCAAGATTGAAGATTATTCATAGGGACTTGAAAACAAGCAACATTCTACTTGATGATGAGATGAATCCCAAAATTTCAGACTTTGGCTTGGCAAAGATTTTTGACAGTAAGCAAGTAGAGGCAAGCACAAACAGAGTAGTTGGAACTTA TGGCTATATGTCTCCGGAGTATGCATTGGATGGATATTTCTCAGAGAAGTCTGATGTCTTTAGCTTTGGTGTTATGGTACTTGAGATCATCAGTGGGAAGAGGAACACTGGATTTTATCAGTCTGACCAAACTCCGAGCCTTCTAGGTCAT GCATGGAAGCtatggaaagaagaaaaggtTTTGGAGCTGATGGACCAGACACTAAGTGAAACATGCAACACAAACGAATTTTCGAGGTGTGTAAATGTTGGGCTGTTGTGTGTGCAAGAAGACCCAAGTGACCGTCCCACCATGGCCATTGCAGTTCTTCTGCTCAGCAGTGACGCTGCAACAATGCCTGTTCCTAAAGAACCAGCTTTTGTTGTAAAGAGGGACCTTTCTAGAACAGCATCTTCTTCTAGCAAGGCTGAAGCCTCCTGGAAGAATGAGCTCCTAGCCACCATAGGAGAAGGCCGATAG